In Rhea pennata isolate bPtePen1 chromosome 13, bPtePen1.pri, whole genome shotgun sequence, the following proteins share a genomic window:
- the DHODH gene encoding dihydroorotate dehydrogenase (quinone), mitochondrial isoform X2 — protein sequence MGALPGGSLRPGEVHVLGQRFRNPVGLAAGFDKHGEAVDGLYKMGFGFVEVGTVTPQPQEGNPKPRVFRLAEDGAIINRYGFNSHGHAAVERRLRARQQAQLRLTEAGMPLGINLGKNKSSADAAADYVAGVRTLGPLADYLVVNVSSPNTPGLRDLQGRAELHSLLTQVLAERDRLPCERRPAVLVKIAPDLSAQDKQDIASVVCEVGVDGLVVSNTTASRPGGLRSQRRAEPGGLSGAPLRELSTQTVRDMYALTRGRLPIVGVGGVSSGRDALEKIRAGASLVQMYTALAYRGPPAVAAVKRELEQLLREQGFGSVAEAVGADHRS from the exons ATGGGAGCTCTCCCTGGCGGGAGCCTGCGGCCGGGG GAGGTCCATGTCCTTGGGCAGCGGTTCCGCAACCCAGTGGGACTGGCAGCTGGTTTTGACAAGCATGGCGAAGCCGTGGACGGACTGTACAAGATGGGCTTCGGCTTCGTGGAAGTGGGGACCGTGACGCCCCAGCCTCAGGAGGGGAACCCCAAGCCCAGGGTCTTCCGGCTGGCTGAGGATGGGGCAATCATTAACCG GTACGGGTTTAACAGCCATGGTCACGCCGCGGTGGAGCGCAGGCTGCGGGCCCGCCAGCAGGCACAGCTGAGGCTCACTGAGG CTGGGATGCCGCTCGGCATCAACTTGGGCAAGAACAAGAGCTCTGCAGATGCTGCCGCCGACTACGTGGCCGGGGTCCGGACGCTGGGCCCCTTGGCTGACTACCTGGTGGTGAACGTGTCCAGCCCCAACACGCCGGGGCTGCGGGACCTGCAGGGCAGGGCCGAGCTGCACAGCCTGCTGACCCAG GTGCTGGCGGAGCGGGACAGGCTGCCCTGCGAGCGCAGGCCGGCCGTGCTGGTGAAGATCGCCCCGGACCTCAGCGCGCAGGACAAGCAGGACATCGCCAGTGTGGTGTGCGAg GTGGGGGTGGACGGGCTCGTCGTCAGCAACACCACGGcgagccgccccggcggccTGCGGAGCCAGCGgcgcgcggagcccggcggccTCAGCGGGGCGCCCCTGCGGGAGCTGTCCACGCAGACCGTGCGGGACATGTACGCCCTCACGCGAG GCCGCCTGCCCATCGTCGGCGTCGGCGGCGTGAGCAGCGGGCGCGACGCCCTGGAGAAGATCCGTGCCGGTGCCTCGCTGGTGCAGATGTACACGGCGCTCGCGTACCGCGGGCCGCCGGCCGTGGCAGCGGTGAAGCgggagctggagcagctgctgag GGAGCAGGGCTTCGGGAGCGTGGCGGAGGCCGTGGGAGCGGATCACCGGAGCTGA
- the DHODH gene encoding dihydroorotate dehydrogenase (quinone), mitochondrial isoform X1 — MAAGALRRQLRVLAAAAAGGGLLVGWALATGDERLYAAVVMPALHAIPPEAAHGLALRAAACGLLPPTRPDSPILEVHVLGQRFRNPVGLAAGFDKHGEAVDGLYKMGFGFVEVGTVTPQPQEGNPKPRVFRLAEDGAIINRYGFNSHGHAAVERRLRARQQAQLRLTEAGMPLGINLGKNKSSADAAADYVAGVRTLGPLADYLVVNVSSPNTPGLRDLQGRAELHSLLTQVLAERDRLPCERRPAVLVKIAPDLSAQDKQDIASVVCEVGVDGLVVSNTTASRPGGLRSQRRAEPGGLSGAPLRELSTQTVRDMYALTRGRLPIVGVGGVSSGRDALEKIRAGASLVQMYTALAYRGPPAVAAVKRELEQLLREQGFGSVAEAVGADHRS; from the exons ATGGCGGCGGGGGCGCTGCGC CGGCAGCTGCGTGTGctggcagcggcagcagcgggcggCGGGCTGCTGGTGGGCTGGGCACTGGCGACGGGTGATGAGAGGCTCTACGCGGCGGTGGTGATGCCCGCGCTCCACGCCATCCCCCCCGAGGCTGCCCATGGCCTGGCCCTGCGCGCGGCCGCCTGCGGGCTGCTGCCACCCACCCGCCCCGACAGCCCCATCCTG GAGGTCCATGTCCTTGGGCAGCGGTTCCGCAACCCAGTGGGACTGGCAGCTGGTTTTGACAAGCATGGCGAAGCCGTGGACGGACTGTACAAGATGGGCTTCGGCTTCGTGGAAGTGGGGACCGTGACGCCCCAGCCTCAGGAGGGGAACCCCAAGCCCAGGGTCTTCCGGCTGGCTGAGGATGGGGCAATCATTAACCG GTACGGGTTTAACAGCCATGGTCACGCCGCGGTGGAGCGCAGGCTGCGGGCCCGCCAGCAGGCACAGCTGAGGCTCACTGAGG CTGGGATGCCGCTCGGCATCAACTTGGGCAAGAACAAGAGCTCTGCAGATGCTGCCGCCGACTACGTGGCCGGGGTCCGGACGCTGGGCCCCTTGGCTGACTACCTGGTGGTGAACGTGTCCAGCCCCAACACGCCGGGGCTGCGGGACCTGCAGGGCAGGGCCGAGCTGCACAGCCTGCTGACCCAG GTGCTGGCGGAGCGGGACAGGCTGCCCTGCGAGCGCAGGCCGGCCGTGCTGGTGAAGATCGCCCCGGACCTCAGCGCGCAGGACAAGCAGGACATCGCCAGTGTGGTGTGCGAg GTGGGGGTGGACGGGCTCGTCGTCAGCAACACCACGGcgagccgccccggcggccTGCGGAGCCAGCGgcgcgcggagcccggcggccTCAGCGGGGCGCCCCTGCGGGAGCTGTCCACGCAGACCGTGCGGGACATGTACGCCCTCACGCGAG GCCGCCTGCCCATCGTCGGCGTCGGCGGCGTGAGCAGCGGGCGCGACGCCCTGGAGAAGATCCGTGCCGGTGCCTCGCTGGTGCAGATGTACACGGCGCTCGCGTACCGCGGGCCGCCGGCCGTGGCAGCGGTGAAGCgggagctggagcagctgctgag GGAGCAGGGCTTCGGGAGCGTGGCGGAGGCCGTGGGAGCGGATCACCGGAGCTGA
- the IST1 gene encoding IST1 homolog isoform X1, with translation MLGSGFKAERLRVNLRLVINRLKLLEKKKTELAQKARKEIADYLAAGKDERARIRVEHIIREDYLVEAMEILELYCDLLLARFGLIQSMKELDSGLAEAVSTLIWAAPRLQSEVAELKIVADQLCAKYSKEYGKLCRTNQIGTVNDRLMHKLSVEAPPKILVERYLIEIAKNYNVPYEPDSVVMAEAPAGGEADLIDVGFTDDVKKGGHGGGGGGGFTAPLVGPDGIMPMPVPMPMPMPSPNPPFSYPPPKGPENFNGLPVGTYQPFANIHPPPIPATPPTYESIDEPDTDKDVSSAQVSGPVPKPEPSPKPRASDTYDNFVLPELPSVPDTLPTASAGANSSASEDIDFDDLSRRFEELKKKT, from the exons ATGTTGGGGTCTGGGTTCAAGGCTGAGCGCTTGCGAGTCAACCTGCGCCTTGTTATCAATCGACTCAAGctgctggagaaaaagaaga CTGAGTTGGCCCAGAAGGCGAGGAAGGAGATTGCAGATTATCTGGCAGCCGGGAAAGATGAGCGTGCCAGGATTCGTGTGGAGCACATCATCCGAGAAGATTACCTTGTGGAGGCCATGGAGATTCTGGAGCTGTACTGCGATCTGCTGCTAGCCCGCTTTGGCTTGATTCAGTCCATGAA GGAGCTGGACTCTGGCTTGGCAGAAGCAGTGTCTACGCTGATCTGGGCTGCACCACGACTCCAGTCAGAAGTGGCTGAGCTGAAGATT gTTGCTGACCAGCTGTGTGCTAAGTACAGCAAGGAATATGGGAAGCTGTGCCGGACAAACCAGATTGGGACAGTCAATGACAGG CTGATGCACAAGCTGAGTGTGGAGGCACCACCGAAGATCCTGGTGGAGAGATACCTCATTGAGATTGCCAAGAACTACAATGTACCCTATGAGCCTGATTCAGTGGTGATG gctgaagCCCCTGCAGGTGGAGAGGCAGATCTAATCGATGTGGGATTCACAGATGACGTGAAGAAAGGTGGCcatggagggggaggaggtggtggATTTACAGCCCCCCTGGTTGGTCCTGATGGAATAATGCCCATGCCAGTGCCAATGCCTATGCCCATGCCATCACCGAATCCGCCATTCTCTTATCCGCCTCCAAAGGGACCG GAGAACTTCAATGGCTTACCAGTGGGTACCTACCAGCCTTTTGCTAATATTCATCCACCACCAATTCCGGCAACCCCACCAACATATGAGTCT ATTGATGAGCCTGACACTGACAAGGATGTTTCTTCTGCACAGGTTTCTG GGCCTGTGCCCAAGCCAGAACCTTCTCCAAAACCAAGAGCTTCTGATACCTATGATAACTTTGTGTTACCTGAATTACCATCAGTGCCAGATACTCTTCCAACAGCATCCGCTGGCGCCAATTCTTCTGCCTCTGAAGACATTGACTTTGATGATCTTTCTCGGAGATTTGAggagctgaagaagaaaacataa
- the IST1 gene encoding IST1 homolog isoform X2 — protein MLGSGFKAERLRVNLRLVINRLKLLEKKKTELAQKARKEIADYLAAGKDERARIRVEHIIREDYLVEAMEILELYCDLLLARFGLIQSMKELDSGLAEAVSTLIWAAPRLQSEVAELKIVADQLCAKYSKEYGKLCRTNQIGTVNDRLMHKLSVEAPPKILVERYLIEIAKNYNVPYEPDSVVMAEAPAGGEADLIDVGFTDDVKKGGHGGGGGGGFTAPLVGPDGIMPMPVPMPMPMPSPNPPFSYPPPKGPENFNGLPVGTYQPFANIHPPPIPATPPTYELMSLTLTRMFLLHRFLGLCPSQNLLQNQELLIPMITLCYLNYHQCQILFQQHPLAPILLPLKTLTLMIFLGDLRS, from the exons ATGTTGGGGTCTGGGTTCAAGGCTGAGCGCTTGCGAGTCAACCTGCGCCTTGTTATCAATCGACTCAAGctgctggagaaaaagaaga CTGAGTTGGCCCAGAAGGCGAGGAAGGAGATTGCAGATTATCTGGCAGCCGGGAAAGATGAGCGTGCCAGGATTCGTGTGGAGCACATCATCCGAGAAGATTACCTTGTGGAGGCCATGGAGATTCTGGAGCTGTACTGCGATCTGCTGCTAGCCCGCTTTGGCTTGATTCAGTCCATGAA GGAGCTGGACTCTGGCTTGGCAGAAGCAGTGTCTACGCTGATCTGGGCTGCACCACGACTCCAGTCAGAAGTGGCTGAGCTGAAGATT gTTGCTGACCAGCTGTGTGCTAAGTACAGCAAGGAATATGGGAAGCTGTGCCGGACAAACCAGATTGGGACAGTCAATGACAGG CTGATGCACAAGCTGAGTGTGGAGGCACCACCGAAGATCCTGGTGGAGAGATACCTCATTGAGATTGCCAAGAACTACAATGTACCCTATGAGCCTGATTCAGTGGTGATG gctgaagCCCCTGCAGGTGGAGAGGCAGATCTAATCGATGTGGGATTCACAGATGACGTGAAGAAAGGTGGCcatggagggggaggaggtggtggATTTACAGCCCCCCTGGTTGGTCCTGATGGAATAATGCCCATGCCAGTGCCAATGCCTATGCCCATGCCATCACCGAATCCGCCATTCTCTTATCCGCCTCCAAAGGGACCG GAGAACTTCAATGGCTTACCAGTGGGTACCTACCAGCCTTTTGCTAATATTCATCCACCACCAATTCCGGCAACCCCACCAACATATGA ATTGATGAGCCTGACACTGACAAGGATGTTTCTTCTGCACAGGTTTCTG GGCCTGTGCCCAAGCCAGAACCTTCTCCAAAACCAAGAGCTTCTGATACCTATGATAACTTTGTGTTACCTGAATTACCATCAGTGCCAGATACTCTTCCAACAGCATCCGCTGGCGCCAATTCTTCTGCCTCTGAAGACATTGACTTTGATGATCTTTCTCGGAGATTTGAggagctga
- the ZNF821 gene encoding zinc finger protein 821 isoform X1, with product MGPSVFTSDPGPACRGTRPLEDSAAAPLPSARLSAGPLCPPWGQTLVLRAMVGPAPEASPLLLEGTRCAPGQGNMSRRKQTTPNKVHWEQVFAGLEEQARQAMMKNDFPGALEEQRPAINQLQDHDSSSSDSDDEETTQDEVSSHTSEEDSSVVKVKKELENAEQPVAGTPLMSKNRVPESLHADPMLGLSQCPLCQLECGSREQLIAHVYQHTAAVVSAKSYMCPVCGRALSSPGSLGRHLLIHSEDQLSNCAVCGARFTSHTTFNSEKLPELLSAEHLPTPQSEGPSSVEGKDIAFHGPVYPAGILLVCNNCAAYRKLLEAQTPGVRKWALRRQNEPLEVRLQRLERERTAKKSRRDNETPEEREVRRMRDREAKRLQRMQETDEQRARRLQRDREAMRLKRANETPEKRQARLIREREAKRLKRRLEKMDMMLRAQFGQDPSAMAALAAEMNFFQLPVSNVELESQLLGKMAFEEQNSSGLH from the exons ATGGGGCCGAGCGTCTTCACGTCTGACCCAGGCCCTGCCTGCAGAGGGACCAGGCCCCTGGAGGACAGCGCGGCTGCACCGCTCCCGTCAGCACGTCTGTCTGCAGGCCCCCTCTGCCCGCCATGGGGCCAGACCCTGGTGCTGAGGGCCATGGTGGGGCCGGCCCCTGAG GCGAGCCCTCTGCTGCTGGAGGGAACACGCTGTGCTCCGGGCCAGGGAAACATGTCCCGTCGGAAACAGACCACTCCCAACAAAGTTCACT GGGAGCAAGTCTTCGCAGGGCTGGAGGAGCAAGCCCGACAGGCCATGATGAAAAACGATTTTCCTGGAGCTCTTGAGGAGCAGAGACCAGCCATTAATCAGCTGCAAGACCATGACTCCAGCAGCA GTGACAGTGATGATGAGGAAACCACACAGGATGAAGTTTCTTCCCATACGTCTGAGGAGGACAGCTCAGTGGTGAAAGTGAAAAAGGAATTAGAGAATGCAGAACAACCTGTGGCTGGAACTCCACTGATGAGCAAAAACAGG GTGCCTGAGAGTTTGCATGCTGATCCCATGCTGGGGTTGTCACAATGCCCCCTCTGCCAGTTGGAGTGTGGAAGCAGAGAACAGCTTATTGCTCATGTATACCAG CACACTGCAGCTGTGGTGAGCGCCAAGAGCTACATGTGCCCTGTATGTGGCAGAGCCCTCAGCTCACCAGGATCTCTTGGGCGACATCTCCTGATCCACTCAGAGGACCAGCTGTCAAACTGCGCAGTGTGCGGCGCACGCTTCACCAGCCACACCACATTCAACAG tgAGAAGCTGCCAGAGCTGCTCAGTGCAGAACACTTACCCACACCACAGAGCGAGGGACCCTCCAGCGTTGAGGGGAAGGACATTGCTTTTCATGGCCCTGTGTATCCTGCGGGCATCCTCCTAGTGTGCAACAACTGTGCTGCTTATCGTAAGCTGCTGGAGGCGCAGACACCTGGTGTGCGGAAGTGGGCGCTTCGTCGGCAGAACGAGCCCCTGGAAGTGCGGCTGCAGCGTTTGGAGAGGGAGCGCACAGCCAAGAAAAGCCGGCGGGACAACGAGACACCTGAGGAACGGGAAGTGAGACGTATGCGGGATCGAGAGGCTAAGCGGCTGCAGCGAATGCAAGAAACAGATGAACAGAGGGCACGACGGCTGCAGAGGGACCGGGAGGCCATGCGGCTGAAACGCGCGAACGAGACCCCAGAGAAGCGGCAGGCCCGGCTCATCCGGGAGCGTGAGGCCAAGAGGCTTAAGCGGCGCCTGGAGAAAATGGACATGATGCTCCGGGCACAGTTTGGCCAGGACCCCTCTGCCATGGCAGCTTTGGCAGCTGAAATGAACTTTTTCCAGTTGCCAGTAAGCAACGTTGAGCTGGAGAGCCAGCTGCTGGGCAAAATGGCCTTTGAGGAGCAGAACAGCAGTGGACTGCATTGA
- the ZNF821 gene encoding zinc finger protein 821 isoform X2 has protein sequence MSRRKQTTPNKVHWEQVFAGLEEQARQAMMKNDFPGALEEQRPAINQLQDHDSSSSDSDDEETTQDEVSSHTSEEDSSVVKVKKELENAEQPVAGTPLMSKNRVPESLHADPMLGLSQCPLCQLECGSREQLIAHVYQHTAAVVSAKSYMCPVCGRALSSPGSLGRHLLIHSEDQLSNCAVCGARFTSHTTFNSEKLPELLSAEHLPTPQSEGPSSVEGKDIAFHGPVYPAGILLVCNNCAAYRKLLEAQTPGVRKWALRRQNEPLEVRLQRLERERTAKKSRRDNETPEEREVRRMRDREAKRLQRMQETDEQRARRLQRDREAMRLKRANETPEKRQARLIREREAKRLKRRLEKMDMMLRAQFGQDPSAMAALAAEMNFFQLPVSNVELESQLLGKMAFEEQNSSGLH, from the exons ATGTCCCGTCGGAAACAGACCACTCCCAACAAAGTTCACT GGGAGCAAGTCTTCGCAGGGCTGGAGGAGCAAGCCCGACAGGCCATGATGAAAAACGATTTTCCTGGAGCTCTTGAGGAGCAGAGACCAGCCATTAATCAGCTGCAAGACCATGACTCCAGCAGCA GTGACAGTGATGATGAGGAAACCACACAGGATGAAGTTTCTTCCCATACGTCTGAGGAGGACAGCTCAGTGGTGAAAGTGAAAAAGGAATTAGAGAATGCAGAACAACCTGTGGCTGGAACTCCACTGATGAGCAAAAACAGG GTGCCTGAGAGTTTGCATGCTGATCCCATGCTGGGGTTGTCACAATGCCCCCTCTGCCAGTTGGAGTGTGGAAGCAGAGAACAGCTTATTGCTCATGTATACCAG CACACTGCAGCTGTGGTGAGCGCCAAGAGCTACATGTGCCCTGTATGTGGCAGAGCCCTCAGCTCACCAGGATCTCTTGGGCGACATCTCCTGATCCACTCAGAGGACCAGCTGTCAAACTGCGCAGTGTGCGGCGCACGCTTCACCAGCCACACCACATTCAACAG tgAGAAGCTGCCAGAGCTGCTCAGTGCAGAACACTTACCCACACCACAGAGCGAGGGACCCTCCAGCGTTGAGGGGAAGGACATTGCTTTTCATGGCCCTGTGTATCCTGCGGGCATCCTCCTAGTGTGCAACAACTGTGCTGCTTATCGTAAGCTGCTGGAGGCGCAGACACCTGGTGTGCGGAAGTGGGCGCTTCGTCGGCAGAACGAGCCCCTGGAAGTGCGGCTGCAGCGTTTGGAGAGGGAGCGCACAGCCAAGAAAAGCCGGCGGGACAACGAGACACCTGAGGAACGGGAAGTGAGACGTATGCGGGATCGAGAGGCTAAGCGGCTGCAGCGAATGCAAGAAACAGATGAACAGAGGGCACGACGGCTGCAGAGGGACCGGGAGGCCATGCGGCTGAAACGCGCGAACGAGACCCCAGAGAAGCGGCAGGCCCGGCTCATCCGGGAGCGTGAGGCCAAGAGGCTTAAGCGGCGCCTGGAGAAAATGGACATGATGCTCCGGGCACAGTTTGGCCAGGACCCCTCTGCCATGGCAGCTTTGGCAGCTGAAATGAACTTTTTCCAGTTGCCAGTAAGCAACGTTGAGCTGGAGAGCCAGCTGCTGGGCAAAATGGCCTTTGAGGAGCAGAACAGCAGTGGACTGCATTGA
- the ZNF821 gene encoding zinc finger protein 821 isoform X3, with amino-acid sequence MLGLSQCPLCQLECGSREQLIAHVYQHTAAVVSAKSYMCPVCGRALSSPGSLGRHLLIHSEDQLSNCAVCGARFTSHTTFNSEKLPELLSAEHLPTPQSEGPSSVEGKDIAFHGPVYPAGILLVCNNCAAYRKLLEAQTPGVRKWALRRQNEPLEVRLQRLERERTAKKSRRDNETPEEREVRRMRDREAKRLQRMQETDEQRARRLQRDREAMRLKRANETPEKRQARLIREREAKRLKRRLEKMDMMLRAQFGQDPSAMAALAAEMNFFQLPVSNVELESQLLGKMAFEEQNSSGLH; translated from the exons ATGCTGGGGTTGTCACAATGCCCCCTCTGCCAGTTGGAGTGTGGAAGCAGAGAACAGCTTATTGCTCATGTATACCAG CACACTGCAGCTGTGGTGAGCGCCAAGAGCTACATGTGCCCTGTATGTGGCAGAGCCCTCAGCTCACCAGGATCTCTTGGGCGACATCTCCTGATCCACTCAGAGGACCAGCTGTCAAACTGCGCAGTGTGCGGCGCACGCTTCACCAGCCACACCACATTCAACAG tgAGAAGCTGCCAGAGCTGCTCAGTGCAGAACACTTACCCACACCACAGAGCGAGGGACCCTCCAGCGTTGAGGGGAAGGACATTGCTTTTCATGGCCCTGTGTATCCTGCGGGCATCCTCCTAGTGTGCAACAACTGTGCTGCTTATCGTAAGCTGCTGGAGGCGCAGACACCTGGTGTGCGGAAGTGGGCGCTTCGTCGGCAGAACGAGCCCCTGGAAGTGCGGCTGCAGCGTTTGGAGAGGGAGCGCACAGCCAAGAAAAGCCGGCGGGACAACGAGACACCTGAGGAACGGGAAGTGAGACGTATGCGGGATCGAGAGGCTAAGCGGCTGCAGCGAATGCAAGAAACAGATGAACAGAGGGCACGACGGCTGCAGAGGGACCGGGAGGCCATGCGGCTGAAACGCGCGAACGAGACCCCAGAGAAGCGGCAGGCCCGGCTCATCCGGGAGCGTGAGGCCAAGAGGCTTAAGCGGCGCCTGGAGAAAATGGACATGATGCTCCGGGCACAGTTTGGCCAGGACCCCTCTGCCATGGCAGCTTTGGCAGCTGAAATGAACTTTTTCCAGTTGCCAGTAAGCAACGTTGAGCTGGAGAGCCAGCTGCTGGGCAAAATGGCCTTTGAGGAGCAGAACAGCAGTGGACTGCATTGA